GGCACGAGGCCCGCCGCGACCGCGACGCCGGTGCCGCTCGACGAACCGCCGGACCAGTGCTCGGGATTCCATGGATTGCGTCCGGGGCCCTGAAGAGAAGCGGAGGGCCACCGGTAGCCGCCGCCGCCGGCGAGCTCGATCATCGCGAGCTTCGCGACGAGCACGGCGCCCGCCGCGCGCAGCCGCTCGATCACGGCGCCGTCGAACGGCAGCACCTGCCGCTTCCACGGCGGCGCCCCGTACGTCGTCGGGCCCCCCCGGGCCGCGAGCAGATCTTTGGCGCCGTACGGAATCCCGGTGAGCGGGCCGGCGTGGCCCCGCGCCAGGGCCGCGTCGGCGGCGCGCGCCTCCCGCAGTGCACGTGTCCGGAGCAGCGTCGCGTACGCGTTGAGCGGGCGGCCGAGCGATTCGAGGCGGTCGAGCGAAAGCCGGGTCAGCTCCAGGGAGGAGAAGCGCCGCCGGCGCAAACCGTCGCGCAACTCGTGGATCGTCGCAAAGAGGGGACTCGCCATCGCCGCCGGCCGCGCTACGGCTTGAAGAGGAACGACGGCTCGGTGGCCATCGGCATCTTGACCGCGCGAAGCGCGGCCGTCGATGTCTCCTGAAACTTCAGGACTTCGGCCAGGCTGCCGGTGGACGGCCGCGGTGCTGCGGGCCGCGATCGAGCCCGGCGGGGCCGCGCGGGGATGCGGGCGGGTGATGCCTTGGATCGCGTGCGTCGGCGTCGCGTCATATCCGCCTTCATACCACGCCGCGCGGACGGGGTCCTTGAAGTGACGGCGCGAACAGAGGGCCGCCCCGGCCAGGACGAGAAGTCCACGCCACCGGCACTTCGCGCCATCCGCCCGTGGCGGCGGCCGGCGCGGCATGCCGTCATCGTCCTCGGAGGTGTGGACATGCCGCGCGCCGGGCCCACGCTGACCCCCGACGAAGCGCGAACGCTCCATCACGAAGCCCTGGTCGTCGACAGCCAGCAGCCGCCCGCCACGACGGGCTTCCTGTTCACGGACCGGATGCGCGCGGCGGTCGCGGACCTGCACGCGCGCAAGATGGCCCGCGACGAGGCGCAGCCGCTGCTCGTCGACCTGGCGGTGCAGGAACTCTTGTCCTCGTCGGCGGCGCGCGAGCAGTATCTCGAATTCTGGCACGCCTCCGGCGTCACGGTGGCCTGCGGCACGTATTCGGGCGCGCACCGAATCAGCGAGGCCTACGAGACGGCGAACCGCCGGCTCGCCCAGGCCCACGCCGTCATGGAGGCGCTCGACGGCGACCTCGTGCTGTGCCGCACCGCCGCCGACATCGAGCGGACGCACGCGGCCCGCAGGCACGGCCTCATCCTGGACTTTCAGAACACGACGCCCTACGCGGACGCCCTGGACCGGATCAATCACTTCCACAACCTCGGCGTGCGCATGGTGCAGCTGACCTACAATCTCCGCAACCTCGCCGGCGACGGCTGCACGGAAGCGTACCAGGGCGGCCTCTCGCATTTCGGGCGCGAGGTGGTGCGGCGGCTCAACGATCTTCGCACGCTCGTGGATGTGAGCCACTGCAGCGAACAGGTCGGCTGGGACGCCCTCGGCGTCTCGGCGGCGCCGGTCATCGTCTCGCACTCCGCGAGCAAGGCCGTCTGCTACCACGATCGGGGTAAGACCGACGAGCTCGCGCGGGCGATCGCCGACCGCGGGGGCTACTTCGGCGTGGTCGTCATCCCGGGCTTCATCTCCGACAAGAAGGAGCCGGGCCTCGATGACTTCGCCGCGCACATCGAGCACCTCGTCGACGTCTGCGGCATCGATCACGTCGGCATCGGCACCGACAAGGCCGGGCCGGGACCCGGGACGGAGTCGATGATTGTCTATCCGCCCGACATGCCGAAACGCCGGGCCGGCACCTTCGGCTGGGACGGTTTCCGCGCGGTGGAGCACCGCCTGACGGCCGACTACCATCTCAACGGGTTCGAAGACTTTCGCGATTGGCCGAACCTCACCGTGTGCCTGGCGCAGCACGGGTTCAGCGAGACGGAGCTGCGCAAACTGCTGGGGCTCAACTTCCTGCGGGTATTCCGGGACGTTGTC
The sequence above is drawn from the bacterium genome and encodes:
- a CDS encoding membrane dipeptidase; translated protein: MPRAGPTLTPDEARTLHHEALVVDSQQPPATTGFLFTDRMRAAVADLHARKMARDEAQPLLVDLAVQELLSSSAAREQYLEFWHASGVTVACGTYSGAHRISEAYETANRRLAQAHAVMEALDGDLVLCRTAADIERTHAARRHGLILDFQNTTPYADALDRINHFHNLGVRMVQLTYNLRNLAGDGCTEAYQGGLSHFGREVVRRLNDLRTLVDVSHCSEQVGWDALGVSAAPVIVSHSASKAVCYHDRGKTDELARAIADRGGYFGVVVIPGFISDKKEPGLDDFAAHIEHLVDVCGIDHVGIGTDKAGPGPGTESMIVYPPDMPKRRAGTFGWDGFRAVEHRLTADYHLNGFEDFRDWPNLTVCLAQHGFSETELRKLLGLNFLRVFRDVVG